Proteins from a single region of Bradysia coprophila strain Holo2 unplaced genomic scaffold, BU_Bcop_v1 contig_74, whole genome shotgun sequence:
- the LOC119084509 gene encoding ubiquitin-related modifier 1 homolog: MTDKKLDITLEFGGGAEFLFNKIKKHEVSLDGKKVQTIRDLLTWMKENILTERPELFIQDGSVRPGILVLINDADWELMGELEYEIQPKDNILFISTLHGG, from the exons ATGACCGACAAAAAATTGGACATAACATTGGAATTTGG TGGTGGTGcagaatttttgttcaataaaatcaagaaGCATGAGGTGTCATTGGATGGGAAGAAAGTTC AGACTATCCGTGATCTTCTCACGTGGatgaaagaaaacattttgactGAACGTCCGGAATTATTCATTCAAGACGGATCAGT ACGGCCAGGTATTTTGGTACTGATAAACGATGCTGACTGGGAATTAATG GGCGAACTAGAGTACGAAATCCAACCGAAAGACAATATTCTTTTCATATCAACACTTCATGGTGGTTGA